In the Hordeum vulgare subsp. vulgare chromosome 7H, MorexV3_pseudomolecules_assembly, whole genome shotgun sequence genome, one interval contains:
- the LOC123413121 gene encoding putative disease resistance RPP13-like protein 1 isoform X1, which yields MAMVLDAFASYLADLLTQVDAQELEMHIDASDEIDKMGNKLHDLKNFLADADRRNITDKSVQEWVGQLKRAMYEAADILDLCQLKVVESGTSHVNVGCLDPLLFCMQNFRGCFNPLLLCMQNPSDAHEIGTRIKALNQRLDTIKEQSVAFGFINLGPNEEHSSNMHMSHRRNPSREMSGDPDRFGVVGEKIEEDTKSLVAQIMQAGNKVNNNIMVLAIIGVGGVGKTTLAQKVFNDKAIQGEFSKKIWLSIDKNFSEVELLRRAVIEAGGDHRRAGNTKATLDQTLKDALIGHKTLLVMDDVWNHGVWEGVLKVPFNAAASGSQVLITTRDEGVALGMIATWPYHHVNTLPPDDAWLLLKKQVLSSDIDEKHINMLTDIGLKIIQKIGGLPLSIKLMGGLLRERGGTRHYWEKVLDDSKWSMAKMPRELNYAVYLSYEDMPSYLRQCFLYYSLLPKRKKFHVSEVVAMWISEGCIHGSLDDLEESGRYYYNELISRNLIEPDKSHFDQSYCSMHDIVRSFAQYMTEDEALIAHNGDINILAELNSQKFLRLSIEANGLQPGEIYWKSIHKQHVRTLISTIQIKMKHGDSLDTFSCLRVLHIESVDVATLVESLHQLKHLRYLALINSDIAVLPENIGNMKLLQFINLCGCTQLVKLPDSIVNLGQLRLLSIPSIDMIPRGFCSLTSMRRLDGFRAHMDGDWCSLDELGPLSQLRTLKVIQMESVSAASFAANARLGEKIHLIDLFLHCTSKLGDYWFCKEYEGISVQEQQRIEKVFDVLCPPPSVEGLHIEGYFGQQLPSWMMSTLTVPLNNLKTLYFSDLACCTQLPNGLCQLPYLQLLEVCNAPCIKRVGSGFFQAAATPFPRLNNLSLIGMVEWEEWEWEEKVEAMPRLDELLLCNCRLGRVPPGLASSARSLRKLIIQDIKHLSHLENFPFIVDLTLLGSPDLERITNFPNLEKLTITDCPKLNVVESIPALEMLVLEDYNMEELPEYMRDIEPRHFQLFCRLWLLCSVAAGQSSLEWDKFSHMEHVKAYAYEYDGMNKRKWYVLYTGGDNFKIDSNISRSSILKETLSSSMVGTQGFESLYKMRRSTFSYICSLVKVPLSEHMMVNRHTFVDERVLSLHDAVAIALRMLNSGETPEIVGSSFGVDGSLVSLLTRKFVKALEERAMHHISLSGSAQVEKIRRKFDKIHGLPNHCGVVHTTHIKFGSKNHENEENDGMLLHVVVDADMRFTGISLRPQGTMNKSRFFHDAYVVVESRVEGVRLNGRKLNVSSGAGLEVSEYVIGDIDDNIPWLPTPYELDNDLSLSDAKVEFKRRHSAATDVALRPLTWLKETWKCLEGEGWNPNNEREIYWTVSTCCMLHNIVIEMEKEGVGMPRDREDNYMH from the exons ATGGCAATGGTGCTGGATGCATTTGCATCCTACTTGGCAGACTTGCTCACGCAGGTGGATGCACAGGAGCTGGAAATGCACATTGATGCCTCTGACGAGATAGACAAGATGGGGAACAAGCTTCACGACCTCAAGAACTTCCTCGCAGATGCCGATAGGCGCAACATCACCGACAAGAGCGTCCAAGAGTGGGTGGGGCAGCTGAAGCGTGCAATGTATGAAGCTGCTGACATCCTCGACCTTTGCCAGCTCAAGGTCGTGGAGAGTGGAACATCACATGTAAACGTAGGGTGTTTAGACCCCCTTCTCTTCTGCATGCAGAATTTCAGAGGGTGTTTCAATCCCCTGCTCCTGTGCATGCAGAATCCCTCTGATGCTCATGAGATCGGCACCCGCATCAAGGCGCTCAACCAGAGGCTTGACACCATCAAGGAGCAGAGTGTTGCTTTCGGCTTCATCAATCTTGGGCCCAATGAGGAGCATAGCAGTAATATGCACATGTCCCATCGTCGTAATCCTAGCCGGGAGATGTCGGGGGATCCCGACCGGTTCGGCGTGGTTGGAGAGAAGATCGAAGAAGACACAAAATCACTGGTGGCTCAGATCATGCAGGCAGGAAACAaagtcaacaacaacatcatggTGCTTGCCATCATAGGTGTCGGCGGGGTTGGCAAGACCACGCTCGCTCAGAAGGTCTTCAATGATAAGGCCATCCAAGGTGAGTTCAGCAAAAAGATATGGTTGAGCATCGACAAAAACTTCAGTGAGGTTGAGCTCTTGAGAAGAGCGGTTATTGAAGCCGGAGGAGACCACCGGCGGGCTGGAAATACGAAGGCCACACTTGATCAAACCCTCAAGGATGCCTTGATTGGCCACAAGACCTTACTGGTAATGGATGACGTGTGGAACCATGGAGTATGGGAGGGTGTGCTCAAAGTTCCCTTCAATGCTGCTGCTTCAGGCAGCCAAGTCCTAATCACCACCAGAGATGAAGGTGTTGCGCTGGGCATGATAGCCACATGGCCCTACCACCATGTCAACACATTACCACCTGACGACGCTTGGTTATTGCTCAAGAAGCAG GTACTCTCAAGTGATATAGATGAAAAACACATCAATATGCTGACGGATATTGGATTGAAAATTATACAAAAAATTGGTGGTTTACCACTTTCCATTAAATTAATGGGAGGATTGTTGCGTGAAAGAGGAGGGACGCGTCATTACTGGGAGAAGGTGTTGGATGATTCTAAGTGGTCAATGGCTAAAATGCCTCGAGAGCTCAATTATGCAGTATACTTGAGCTATGAAGACATGCCTTCTTATTTGAGGCAGTGCTTTCTATACTACTCTCTTCTTCCTAAACGGAAAAAATTTCATGTGAGTGAAGTAGTTGCCATGTGGATTAGTGAAGGATGTATTCATGGAAGCTTGGATGATTTAGAAGAATCTGGAAGATATTACTACAATGAGCTGATATCTAGGAACCTAATAGAGCCAGATAAATCTCATTTTGATCAATCTTATTGTAGCATGCATGATATTGTTCGCTCATTTGCTCAATATATGACTGAAGATGAAGCACTTATAGCTCACAATGGAGACATCAATATTCTTGCTGAACTCAATTCACAAAAGTTTCTTCGGTTGTCTATAGAAGCCAACGGACTACAGCCAGGTGAAATTTATTGGAAATCTATACACAAGCAACATGTGAGAACGTTGATCTCAACTATCCAGATCAAGATGAAGCATGGTGATTCATTGGATACCTTTTCTTGTCTGCGGGTTTTACATATAGAATCTGTGGATGTGGCCACATTGGTTGAATCGTTGCATCAACTCAAGCACCTAAGGTATCTGGCATTGATAAATAGTGATATAGCTGTACTTCCAGAGAACATTGGCAATATGAAATTATTGCAGTTCATTAACCTTTGTGGATGCACACAATTGGTGAAACTTCCTGATAGCATTGTAAACCTTGGCCAGCTGAGGTTACTTAGTATTCCAAGCATAGATATGATACCTAGAGGTTTCTGCAGCCTGACAAGTATGAGGAGACTAGATGGCTTTCGAGCCCACATGGACGGTGATTGGTGCAGTTTGGACGAGTTGGGTCCACTTTCCCAACTCAGGACTCTTAAAGTAATTCAAATGGAGAGTGTATCTGCTGCTTCGTTTGCTGCTAATGCTAGGCTTGGTGAGAAAATACATCTCATCGACCTATTCTTGCACTGCACCAGCAAATTGGGAGATTATTGGTTTTGTAAAGAGTATGAAGGCATATCCGTACAGGAGCAGCAACGAATTGAGAAGGTGTTCGATGTGCTCTGCCCTCCCCCTAGTGTAGAAGGTCTTCATATCGAAGGGTATTTTGGCCAGCAACTCCCGAGCTGGATGATGTCCACATTGACAGTGCCCCTCAACAACTTGAAGACACTATATTTTTCTGACCTGGCATGCTGCACACAACTTCCCAATGGGTTGTGTCAGCTCCCCTATCTGCAATTGCTTGAGGTCTGCAATGCTCCATGCATCAAGCGTGTTGGGAGTGGATTCTTCCAGGCAGCGGCAACACCATTTCCAAGGTTAAACAATTTATCCTTAATAGGAATGGTTGAATGGGAGGAATGGGAGTGGGAGGAGAAGGTGGAAGCTATGCCTCGTTTGGACGAGCTCTTGCTCTGTAATTGCAGACTCGGGCGTGTTCCTCCTGGGCTTGCCTCCAGTGCAAGGTCTTTGAGAAAATTAATCATACAAGATATCAAACACCTGAGCCATCTTGAGAACTTTCCTTTTATTGTTGATCTTACATTGCTTGGAAGCCCCGACTTGGAGAGGATCACCAATTTCCCAAATCTCGAGAAGCTTACCATCACCGATTGCCCAAAGTTGAATGTGGTGGAGAGTATCCCTGCACTCGAGATGTTGGTCCTTGAGGATTACAACATGGAAGAACTCCCGGAATACATGCGAGATATAGAGCCAAGGCATTTTCAGTTATTCTGCAGGCTATGGCTGCTCTGTTCGGTGGCTGCAGGCCAATCTAGTCTCGAGTGGGACAAATTCAGCCACATGGAGCATGTTAAGGCATATGCCTATGAATATGATGGTATGAACAAAAGGAAATGGTATGTGTTGTACACAGGAGGAGACAACTTCAAGATTGATTCAAATATTAGCCGCTCTTCCATATTGAAAG AAACTTTATCATCTTCTATGGTAGGAACACAAGGATTTGAGTCTTTGTACAAAATGAGAAGAAGTACCTTTAGTTACATTTGCAGCTTGGTGAAGGTGCCCCTTTCCGAACATATGATGGTAAACCGTCACACCTTCGTTGATGAGAGGGTGTTGTCTCTCCATGATGCAGTAGCCATCGCCCTGAGAATGTTGAACTCTGGTGAGACGCCGGAGATTGTAGGATCCTCATTTGGTGTGGATGGGTCATTGGTTTCGCTGTTAACTCGGAAGTTTGTTAAGGCTTTGGAAGAGCGAGCAATGCACCATATCAGTTTGTCTGGCTCCGCTCAAGTGGAGAAGATCAGGCGCAAGTTTGACAAGATCCATGGCCTCCCAAACCACTGCGGGGTTGTACATACAACCCACATCAAATTTGGATCAAAAAACCATGAGAATGAGGAAAATGATGGCATGCTATTGCATGTCGTGGTTGATGCAGATATGAGGTTTACGGGCATTTCATTGCGGCCGCAAGGTACCATGAACAAATCAAGATTTTTTCACGACGCTTATGTCGTCGTCGAGTCCCGCGTGGAGGGTGTTCGTCTGAATGGTAGAAAGCTGAATGTATCATCAGGTGCGGGATTGGAAGTCAGTGAGTACGTAATTGGTGATATAGATGATAATATCCCCTGGCTCCCCACACCTTACGAGTTGGATAATGACCTCTCACTCTCAGACGCCAAAGTTGAGTTCAAGAGGAGACATTCTGCAGCTACAGATGTTGCGCTGAGGCCGCTAACATGGTTAAAAGAAACATGGAAGTGCCTGGAGGGAGAAGGGTGGAATCCAAATAATGAACGTGAGATATACTGGACAGTGAGCACATGCTGCATGTTGCATAACATAGTGATAGAAATGGAGAAGGAGGGTGTAGGCATGCCGCGCGATCGGGAGGATAATTACATGCATTGA
- the LOC123413121 gene encoding putative disease resistance protein RGA3 isoform X2 translates to MAMVLDAFASYLADLLTQVDAQELEMHIDASDEIDKMGNKLHDLKNFLADADRRNITDKSVQEWVGQLKRAMYEAADILDLCQLKVVESGTSHVNNPSDAHEIGTRIKALNQRLDTIKEQSVAFGFINLGPNEEHSSNMHMSHRRNPSREMSGDPDRFGVVGEKIEEDTKSLVAQIMQAGNKVNNNIMVLAIIGVGGVGKTTLAQKVFNDKAIQGEFSKKIWLSIDKNFSEVELLRRAVIEAGGDHRRAGNTKATLDQTLKDALIGHKTLLVMDDVWNHGVWEGVLKVPFNAAASGSQVLITTRDEGVALGMIATWPYHHVNTLPPDDAWLLLKKQVLSSDIDEKHINMLTDIGLKIIQKIGGLPLSIKLMGGLLRERGGTRHYWEKVLDDSKWSMAKMPRELNYAVYLSYEDMPSYLRQCFLYYSLLPKRKKFHVSEVVAMWISEGCIHGSLDDLEESGRYYYNELISRNLIEPDKSHFDQSYCSMHDIVRSFAQYMTEDEALIAHNGDINILAELNSQKFLRLSIEANGLQPGEIYWKSIHKQHVRTLISTIQIKMKHGDSLDTFSCLRVLHIESVDVATLVESLHQLKHLRYLALINSDIAVLPENIGNMKLLQFINLCGCTQLVKLPDSIVNLGQLRLLSIPSIDMIPRGFCSLTSMRRLDGFRAHMDGDWCSLDELGPLSQLRTLKVIQMESVSAASFAANARLGEKIHLIDLFLHCTSKLGDYWFCKEYEGISVQEQQRIEKVFDVLCPPPSVEGLHIEGYFGQQLPSWMMSTLTVPLNNLKTLYFSDLACCTQLPNGLCQLPYLQLLEVCNAPCIKRVGSGFFQAAATPFPRLNNLSLIGMVEWEEWEWEEKVEAMPRLDELLLCNCRLGRVPPGLASSARSLRKLIIQDIKHLSHLENFPFIVDLTLLGSPDLERITNFPNLEKLTITDCPKLNVVESIPALEMLVLEDYNMEELPEYMRDIEPRHFQLFCRLWLLCSVAAGQSSLEWDKFSHMEHVKAYAYEYDGMNKRKWYVLYTGGDNFKIDSNISRSSILKETLSSSMVGTQGFESLYKMRRSTFSYICSLVKVPLSEHMMVNRHTFVDERVLSLHDAVAIALRMLNSGETPEIVGSSFGVDGSLVSLLTRKFVKALEERAMHHISLSGSAQVEKIRRKFDKIHGLPNHCGVVHTTHIKFGSKNHENEENDGMLLHVVVDADMRFTGISLRPQGTMNKSRFFHDAYVVVESRVEGVRLNGRKLNVSSGAGLEVSEYVIGDIDDNIPWLPTPYELDNDLSLSDAKVEFKRRHSAATDVALRPLTWLKETWKCLEGEGWNPNNEREIYWTVSTCCMLHNIVIEMEKEGVGMPRDREDNYMH, encoded by the exons ATGGCAATGGTGCTGGATGCATTTGCATCCTACTTGGCAGACTTGCTCACGCAGGTGGATGCACAGGAGCTGGAAATGCACATTGATGCCTCTGACGAGATAGACAAGATGGGGAACAAGCTTCACGACCTCAAGAACTTCCTCGCAGATGCCGATAGGCGCAACATCACCGACAAGAGCGTCCAAGAGTGGGTGGGGCAGCTGAAGCGTGCAATGTATGAAGCTGCTGACATCCTCGACCTTTGCCAGCTCAAGGTCGTGGAGAGTGGAACATCACATGTAAAC AATCCCTCTGATGCTCATGAGATCGGCACCCGCATCAAGGCGCTCAACCAGAGGCTTGACACCATCAAGGAGCAGAGTGTTGCTTTCGGCTTCATCAATCTTGGGCCCAATGAGGAGCATAGCAGTAATATGCACATGTCCCATCGTCGTAATCCTAGCCGGGAGATGTCGGGGGATCCCGACCGGTTCGGCGTGGTTGGAGAGAAGATCGAAGAAGACACAAAATCACTGGTGGCTCAGATCATGCAGGCAGGAAACAaagtcaacaacaacatcatggTGCTTGCCATCATAGGTGTCGGCGGGGTTGGCAAGACCACGCTCGCTCAGAAGGTCTTCAATGATAAGGCCATCCAAGGTGAGTTCAGCAAAAAGATATGGTTGAGCATCGACAAAAACTTCAGTGAGGTTGAGCTCTTGAGAAGAGCGGTTATTGAAGCCGGAGGAGACCACCGGCGGGCTGGAAATACGAAGGCCACACTTGATCAAACCCTCAAGGATGCCTTGATTGGCCACAAGACCTTACTGGTAATGGATGACGTGTGGAACCATGGAGTATGGGAGGGTGTGCTCAAAGTTCCCTTCAATGCTGCTGCTTCAGGCAGCCAAGTCCTAATCACCACCAGAGATGAAGGTGTTGCGCTGGGCATGATAGCCACATGGCCCTACCACCATGTCAACACATTACCACCTGACGACGCTTGGTTATTGCTCAAGAAGCAG GTACTCTCAAGTGATATAGATGAAAAACACATCAATATGCTGACGGATATTGGATTGAAAATTATACAAAAAATTGGTGGTTTACCACTTTCCATTAAATTAATGGGAGGATTGTTGCGTGAAAGAGGAGGGACGCGTCATTACTGGGAGAAGGTGTTGGATGATTCTAAGTGGTCAATGGCTAAAATGCCTCGAGAGCTCAATTATGCAGTATACTTGAGCTATGAAGACATGCCTTCTTATTTGAGGCAGTGCTTTCTATACTACTCTCTTCTTCCTAAACGGAAAAAATTTCATGTGAGTGAAGTAGTTGCCATGTGGATTAGTGAAGGATGTATTCATGGAAGCTTGGATGATTTAGAAGAATCTGGAAGATATTACTACAATGAGCTGATATCTAGGAACCTAATAGAGCCAGATAAATCTCATTTTGATCAATCTTATTGTAGCATGCATGATATTGTTCGCTCATTTGCTCAATATATGACTGAAGATGAAGCACTTATAGCTCACAATGGAGACATCAATATTCTTGCTGAACTCAATTCACAAAAGTTTCTTCGGTTGTCTATAGAAGCCAACGGACTACAGCCAGGTGAAATTTATTGGAAATCTATACACAAGCAACATGTGAGAACGTTGATCTCAACTATCCAGATCAAGATGAAGCATGGTGATTCATTGGATACCTTTTCTTGTCTGCGGGTTTTACATATAGAATCTGTGGATGTGGCCACATTGGTTGAATCGTTGCATCAACTCAAGCACCTAAGGTATCTGGCATTGATAAATAGTGATATAGCTGTACTTCCAGAGAACATTGGCAATATGAAATTATTGCAGTTCATTAACCTTTGTGGATGCACACAATTGGTGAAACTTCCTGATAGCATTGTAAACCTTGGCCAGCTGAGGTTACTTAGTATTCCAAGCATAGATATGATACCTAGAGGTTTCTGCAGCCTGACAAGTATGAGGAGACTAGATGGCTTTCGAGCCCACATGGACGGTGATTGGTGCAGTTTGGACGAGTTGGGTCCACTTTCCCAACTCAGGACTCTTAAAGTAATTCAAATGGAGAGTGTATCTGCTGCTTCGTTTGCTGCTAATGCTAGGCTTGGTGAGAAAATACATCTCATCGACCTATTCTTGCACTGCACCAGCAAATTGGGAGATTATTGGTTTTGTAAAGAGTATGAAGGCATATCCGTACAGGAGCAGCAACGAATTGAGAAGGTGTTCGATGTGCTCTGCCCTCCCCCTAGTGTAGAAGGTCTTCATATCGAAGGGTATTTTGGCCAGCAACTCCCGAGCTGGATGATGTCCACATTGACAGTGCCCCTCAACAACTTGAAGACACTATATTTTTCTGACCTGGCATGCTGCACACAACTTCCCAATGGGTTGTGTCAGCTCCCCTATCTGCAATTGCTTGAGGTCTGCAATGCTCCATGCATCAAGCGTGTTGGGAGTGGATTCTTCCAGGCAGCGGCAACACCATTTCCAAGGTTAAACAATTTATCCTTAATAGGAATGGTTGAATGGGAGGAATGGGAGTGGGAGGAGAAGGTGGAAGCTATGCCTCGTTTGGACGAGCTCTTGCTCTGTAATTGCAGACTCGGGCGTGTTCCTCCTGGGCTTGCCTCCAGTGCAAGGTCTTTGAGAAAATTAATCATACAAGATATCAAACACCTGAGCCATCTTGAGAACTTTCCTTTTATTGTTGATCTTACATTGCTTGGAAGCCCCGACTTGGAGAGGATCACCAATTTCCCAAATCTCGAGAAGCTTACCATCACCGATTGCCCAAAGTTGAATGTGGTGGAGAGTATCCCTGCACTCGAGATGTTGGTCCTTGAGGATTACAACATGGAAGAACTCCCGGAATACATGCGAGATATAGAGCCAAGGCATTTTCAGTTATTCTGCAGGCTATGGCTGCTCTGTTCGGTGGCTGCAGGCCAATCTAGTCTCGAGTGGGACAAATTCAGCCACATGGAGCATGTTAAGGCATATGCCTATGAATATGATGGTATGAACAAAAGGAAATGGTATGTGTTGTACACAGGAGGAGACAACTTCAAGATTGATTCAAATATTAGCCGCTCTTCCATATTGAAAG AAACTTTATCATCTTCTATGGTAGGAACACAAGGATTTGAGTCTTTGTACAAAATGAGAAGAAGTACCTTTAGTTACATTTGCAGCTTGGTGAAGGTGCCCCTTTCCGAACATATGATGGTAAACCGTCACACCTTCGTTGATGAGAGGGTGTTGTCTCTCCATGATGCAGTAGCCATCGCCCTGAGAATGTTGAACTCTGGTGAGACGCCGGAGATTGTAGGATCCTCATTTGGTGTGGATGGGTCATTGGTTTCGCTGTTAACTCGGAAGTTTGTTAAGGCTTTGGAAGAGCGAGCAATGCACCATATCAGTTTGTCTGGCTCCGCTCAAGTGGAGAAGATCAGGCGCAAGTTTGACAAGATCCATGGCCTCCCAAACCACTGCGGGGTTGTACATACAACCCACATCAAATTTGGATCAAAAAACCATGAGAATGAGGAAAATGATGGCATGCTATTGCATGTCGTGGTTGATGCAGATATGAGGTTTACGGGCATTTCATTGCGGCCGCAAGGTACCATGAACAAATCAAGATTTTTTCACGACGCTTATGTCGTCGTCGAGTCCCGCGTGGAGGGTGTTCGTCTGAATGGTAGAAAGCTGAATGTATCATCAGGTGCGGGATTGGAAGTCAGTGAGTACGTAATTGGTGATATAGATGATAATATCCCCTGGCTCCCCACACCTTACGAGTTGGATAATGACCTCTCACTCTCAGACGCCAAAGTTGAGTTCAAGAGGAGACATTCTGCAGCTACAGATGTTGCGCTGAGGCCGCTAACATGGTTAAAAGAAACATGGAAGTGCCTGGAGGGAGAAGGGTGGAATCCAAATAATGAACGTGAGATATACTGGACAGTGAGCACATGCTGCATGTTGCATAACATAGTGATAGAAATGGAGAAGGAGGGTGTAGGCATGCCGCGCGATCGGGAGGATAATTACATGCATTGA